A region from the Phycisphaeraceae bacterium genome encodes:
- a CDS encoding efflux RND transporter permease subunit has product MNLSQPFIQRPVMTALLTLSSILFGVLAYTQLPVNDLPVVDYPVIQVSVGYPGATPETMANTVATPLERQFMQIPGLELVTSTSRQGFTSFTLQFALSKSIDAAATDVQTAISQATGKLPADLPSPPTFSKTNPNDQPIMYIGLTSDSVTRGQLYDYASTQAGQRISILPGVSRVQVYGTQSAMRIKADPSAMAARGITIDDLHNAVQRGTSYSGAGQIDGPHKSFLIQPQGQLDTAESYNDLIVGTHGGSPVYLKDVATAVETVQDERIDMRFWVRGKTVPKATVVIAVFRQAGANAVEVADSIRALVPIVSAQLPSSVSIVPIYDRSRSIVNSIKDVEETLVIAFILVVAVIFIFLGRATDTVIPAVALPLSLLLTFIVMRMLDYSLDNLSLMALTLAIGFLVDDAIVFLENAVRRMEKFNETPLVAAVNGAREISFTILSMTISLAAVFIPLVFMTGLVGRIFREFAVTIIVAIMASGVVSLTLTPLMCARLLSQRGHGMKKSLVERVIDPIEHFILRGYGGSLWFFLRHRWVSMLIWIACLGGTFWFYVQVPKSFLPAGDSSFIRGVMIAEESASPEQMHTYQGMAEQQMQANPSVKMTFSMSGNGQFIGSNMGFLLAFLDDPKDRPPLKTFDGTTVEHPPIQLVAADLMGRIASNVPGIFPALQPDPVLQISTGASSTQQGKFSYAVSGIDPAEVYATAHKLMNRMYAELGPGKMFQTVLSDLYTNTPNLKVTLNREQAKMNGVSESRILALLRNAYSQNYVYLIKRPNDQYQVILEVADNMRKDPADLSLLYIKSDDGKRIVPLKAVADWEPGVGPQAVNHINQFTSVSIAFNLNPGVPIGNATSFIEAQAKEVVPSYIRGDLQGEALTFRNTVRDLAILGLVAVFVMYVILGILYESYLHPITVLSSLPVALVGGLLTLWIFGEEMSLYGWVGVFMLMGIVKKNGIMIVDFANQRVAEGQADDVAIHEASVDRFRPIIMTTLAALMGAVPIALGLGADGASRRPLGLVIIGGLIVSQFITLFITPAIYLYLEDFQEHVLNRFSFFRSTHVRKPHFPVPDAQAASTTSHT; this is encoded by the coding sequence ATGAATCTTTCTCAGCCGTTCATTCAACGCCCGGTCATGACCGCGCTGCTGACGCTCTCGTCGATTCTGTTCGGCGTGCTGGCGTACACGCAGTTACCCGTTAACGACCTGCCCGTGGTGGACTACCCCGTCATTCAGGTGAGCGTCGGTTATCCCGGCGCGACCCCTGAGACCATGGCGAACACCGTCGCCACACCGCTCGAACGTCAGTTCATGCAGATTCCCGGCCTTGAGCTGGTGACTTCAACTAGCCGTCAGGGATTCACCAGCTTCACGCTTCAATTTGCATTGTCCAAGAGCATCGACGCTGCCGCGACGGACGTACAGACCGCCATCAGTCAGGCGACTGGAAAGCTGCCCGCCGACCTGCCCAGCCCGCCGACCTTCAGCAAGACCAATCCGAACGATCAGCCGATCATGTACATCGGTCTGACCAGCGACTCGGTGACGCGCGGACAGCTCTACGACTACGCGAGCACGCAGGCTGGACAGCGCATCAGCATCCTGCCGGGTGTGAGCCGTGTGCAGGTTTACGGCACACAATCCGCAATGAGGATCAAGGCTGACCCGTCTGCGATGGCGGCACGCGGCATCACGATTGACGATCTGCACAATGCGGTTCAGCGCGGCACGAGCTACTCCGGTGCCGGCCAGATCGACGGCCCGCATAAGAGCTTCCTCATTCAACCGCAGGGCCAGCTCGACACCGCGGAGAGCTACAACGATCTGATCGTCGGCACTCATGGCGGCTCGCCGGTCTATCTCAAGGATGTGGCCACCGCGGTGGAAACCGTACAGGACGAACGCATCGACATGCGTTTCTGGGTTCGCGGGAAGACGGTTCCCAAAGCCACGGTCGTGATTGCGGTTTTCCGTCAGGCCGGTGCCAACGCGGTAGAAGTCGCCGACTCGATCCGGGCACTGGTTCCGATCGTTTCCGCGCAGCTTCCCAGCTCGGTGTCGATCGTGCCGATTTACGATCGGTCGCGGTCCATCGTCAACAGCATCAAGGATGTGGAAGAAACATTGGTCATCGCGTTCATCCTCGTGGTGGCGGTGATCTTCATCTTTCTGGGACGCGCGACGGACACCGTGATCCCCGCCGTGGCACTGCCTCTGTCACTGCTGCTGACGTTCATCGTCATGCGCATGCTGGACTACAGCCTCGACAACTTATCGCTGATGGCCTTGACGCTGGCGATCGGCTTCCTGGTGGACGACGCGATCGTATTTCTTGAAAACGCGGTGCGCCGCATGGAGAAGTTCAACGAAACACCGCTGGTTGCCGCCGTCAACGGCGCGCGGGAAATCAGCTTCACGATTTTGTCCATGACCATCTCGCTGGCGGCGGTGTTCATCCCGCTGGTGTTCATGACGGGACTCGTTGGCCGCATCTTCCGAGAGTTCGCCGTCACCATCATCGTGGCGATCATGGCGTCAGGCGTGGTGTCGCTGACGCTGACACCGCTGATGTGTGCCCGCCTGCTCAGCCAGCGCGGACACGGCATGAAGAAATCGCTGGTGGAGCGTGTGATCGATCCCATCGAGCACTTCATCCTCCGGGGCTACGGCGGATCGCTCTGGTTTTTTCTCCGCCATCGTTGGGTGTCGATGCTGATCTGGATCGCCTGTCTGGGCGGCACGTTCTGGTTTTACGTCCAGGTGCCCAAGTCCTTTCTTCCCGCCGGTGACAGCTCGTTTATCCGTGGCGTCATGATCGCAGAGGAAAGCGCATCGCCCGAGCAGATGCACACGTATCAGGGCATGGCCGAGCAGCAGATGCAGGCAAACCCGTCAGTCAAGATGACGTTTTCGATGAGCGGCAACGGCCAGTTCATCGGATCGAACATGGGTTTCCTGCTGGCGTTCCTCGATGATCCCAAGGATCGCCCGCCGCTGAAGACCTTCGACGGCACGACGGTTGAGCATCCGCCGATTCAGCTCGTCGCAGCGGATCTCATGGGCCGGATCGCCTCGAACGTCCCCGGTATTTTTCCTGCTCTGCAACCAGACCCCGTACTTCAGATCAGCACCGGCGCATCATCCACGCAACAGGGAAAGTTTTCCTATGCGGTTTCGGGTATCGACCCCGCAGAGGTTTACGCCACCGCGCATAAGCTGATGAATCGCATGTACGCGGAGCTGGGGCCTGGCAAGATGTTCCAGACGGTGCTCTCAGACCTTTACACCAACACGCCGAATCTCAAAGTGACCCTCAACCGTGAGCAGGCCAAGATGAACGGCGTGTCCGAGTCGCGTATCCTCGCGCTGTTGCGAAACGCCTACTCACAGAACTACGTTTATCTGATTAAGCGCCCCAACGACCAGTACCAGGTAATCCTCGAAGTCGCCGACAATATGCGCAAGGATCCTGCGGATCTTTCGCTGCTCTACATCAAGAGCGACGACGGGAAACGGATCGTGCCTCTCAAGGCCGTCGCCGATTGGGAACCGGGCGTCGGACCGCAAGCGGTCAACCACATCAACCAGTTCACGAGCGTTTCGATTGCCTTCAATCTCAACCCCGGCGTGCCTATCGGTAACGCGACCAGTTTCATCGAAGCGCAGGCCAAGGAAGTCGTCCCTTCCTACATCCGCGGCGATCTTCAGGGTGAGGCTCTGACTTTCCGTAACACCGTCCGCGATCTGGCGATTCTGGGGCTGGTCGCTGTCTTTGTGATGTATGTCATCCTCGGCATTCTTTACGAGAGCTACCTGCACCCGATCACGGTGCTCTCATCCCTGCCAGTCGCGCTGGTCGGCGGACTGCTGACGCTCTGGATTTTCGGCGAGGAAATGTCACTTTACGGCTGGGTCGGCGTCTTCATGCTCATGGGCATCGTCAAGAAAAACGGCATCATGATCGTGGACTTCGCCAATCAGCGGGTAGCGGAGGGTCAGGCCGACGACGTGGCCATCCACGAAGCCAGCGTTGACCGTTTCCGACCGATCATCATGACCACGCTTGCCGCACTGATGGGCGCGGTTCCGATCGCGCTGGGTCTCGGTGCCGACGGTGCGTCGCGCCGACCGCTGGGGCTGGTCATCATCGGCGGGTTGATCGTGTCGCAGTTCATCACGCTCTTCATCACGCCGGCGATTTATCTATACCTCGAAGATTTCCAGGAACACGTACTCAATCGCTTCTCCTTCTTCCGCTCCACGCATGTGCGCAAGCCGCACTTCCCGGTGCCCGATGCGCAGGCAGCATCGACGACATCGCATACCTGA
- a CDS encoding pyridoxal-phosphate dependent enzyme, translating to MSIWRWADLFSNTPERFRITLGEGNTPLVRSKRIGPAAGLQNLHFKLETANPTGSYKDRFAAAAIAAMLEQGQSHCVATSSGNTGSALAAYCAAADIKCEIAIVESAPIGKLSQMMIYGADIYKIRGFGLDTAITLECFTCIKDRAARPGAALQISAFAYSPVGMAGVQTISYELAQQVSASLDHVFVPAGGGGLTLAIARGFEGLVADRRLPRSPCIECVQPEGNDTIASPLRQGAATAQEVSCTSGISGLQVPSVIDGNHVIAACRATGGTGHTVSDHEVWAAQKRLALEEGIFCEPAGAAALAGALRAVSDGRINRDAQIVCLVTGSGFKDSPSIERMLEGKSCPTYSLAELRQRNS from the coding sequence ATGAGCATCTGGCGTTGGGCTGATCTTTTTTCCAACACGCCGGAGCGATTCCGCATCACTCTGGGTGAAGGGAATACGCCGCTGGTGCGATCGAAGCGTATCGGCCCGGCGGCCGGCCTGCAGAATCTCCATTTCAAGTTGGAAACAGCCAACCCGACGGGTTCGTACAAAGATCGCTTTGCCGCCGCCGCCATCGCCGCCATGCTCGAACAGGGGCAGTCACACTGCGTCGCCACATCGAGCGGCAATACCGGGTCAGCACTGGCGGCATACTGCGCCGCAGCGGACATCAAGTGTGAAATCGCCATCGTCGAATCCGCGCCCATCGGCAAGCTGAGCCAGATGATGATCTACGGCGCGGACATTTATAAAATCCGCGGCTTCGGGCTTGATACCGCGATCACCCTGGAGTGTTTCACCTGCATCAAAGACCGAGCAGCAAGACCCGGTGCGGCATTGCAGATCAGCGCTTTTGCGTATAGCCCGGTCGGCATGGCGGGTGTGCAAACCATCAGCTATGAGTTGGCTCAGCAGGTCTCGGCGTCGCTGGATCATGTTTTTGTGCCGGCGGGTGGCGGCGGGCTTACACTCGCTATTGCACGTGGATTTGAAGGCCTAGTCGCAGACCGCCGACTTCCACGCAGCCCGTGCATCGAATGTGTCCAACCGGAAGGCAATGACACGATTGCCTCGCCTTTACGCCAAGGCGCAGCTACTGCACAAGAGGTGTCCTGCACAAGCGGTATCAGCGGGCTGCAGGTGCCCTCGGTGATCGACGGAAATCACGTCATCGCGGCATGTCGAGCAACCGGCGGCACCGGACACACCGTCAGCGATCACGAGGTATGGGCCGCGCAAAAACGACTTGCTCTGGAGGAAGGAATTTTCTGCGAGCCGGCAGGTGCCGCCGCGCTGGCTGGCGCGTTGCGTGCTGTCTCGGACGGTCGGATCAACCGCGACGCACAGATTGTCTGCCTCGTTACCGGTTCGGGCTTCAAGGATTCACCCTCTATCGAGCGGATGCTTGAAGGGAAATCATGCCCGACGTATTCACTCGCTGAACTCCGACAGCGCAATTCCTAG
- a CDS encoding SDR family oxidoreductase, whose protein sequence is MSDKPVAIVTGASRGIGAEAAVEFARRGYRVAIAARGTDALKHTAARIQENGGESLTIAGDLFDLDYAQRIISHTAQKWGRIDVLVNNAAWRDLDTMRRITLESWEKTLRICVTAPAFMTRWAAEHMEPRRKGVVINISSVQSERVSGMAPAYIAAKGALDALTYDLAATYGARGIRVVALNPGAIDTEMSNDYPSDENVRNAATVRGYTEDLIPLRRWGTAAEIARTIVWLASDDASYITGTTILADGGLKTTLMPYSLRGLNHPRDYPPDIPSKTAKDS, encoded by the coding sequence GTGAGCGATAAACCAGTGGCCATCGTGACGGGAGCCTCACGCGGGATCGGGGCGGAAGCGGCTGTGGAATTCGCCCGGCGAGGTTATCGCGTCGCAATCGCGGCACGCGGAACCGATGCGCTAAAACACACTGCCGCACGAATACAGGAGAACGGCGGCGAATCACTGACCATCGCGGGTGATCTTTTCGATCTCGATTACGCTCAGCGGATCATCAGCCATACCGCGCAGAAATGGGGCCGCATCGACGTACTGGTCAACAACGCTGCGTGGCGTGACCTCGACACGATGCGTCGAATCACTCTCGAATCATGGGAAAAGACGCTGCGTATCTGCGTCACAGCACCGGCCTTCATGACACGATGGGCTGCGGAACACATGGAACCACGCCGTAAGGGCGTCGTCATTAACATCTCCAGCGTGCAGTCCGAGCGTGTATCAGGCATGGCACCGGCTTATATCGCTGCCAAGGGCGCACTCGACGCGCTGACCTACGATCTGGCAGCCACCTACGGTGCCCGCGGCATACGAGTCGTCGCGCTCAACCCCGGCGCGATCGACACGGAAATGAGCAACGACTATCCCTCGGATGAAAACGTCCGCAACGCAGCTACGGTTCGCGGCTATACCGAGGATTTGATTCCGCTCCGACGCTGGGGTACTGCCGCCGAGATCGCCAGAACGATCGTATGGCTGGCGAGTGACGATGCCTCCTACATCACCGGCACGACGATCCTGGCAGATGGTGGCCTCAAGACCACACTGATGCCCTACAGTCTGCGCGGTTTGAATCATCCGCGCGACTACCCGCCGGACATTCCTTCGAAAACTGCAAAGGACTCCTGA
- a CDS encoding succinylglutamate desuccinylase/aspartoacylase family protein, producing the protein MSSINLQSRVITGDRSGPHLLIVGGVHGDEFEPMVTVRRLIREIKPAQLRGRLTLIPVVNESAFWRGHRTAEDGLDLARTFPGRPDGSITQRTAHAATAFIRSADYFIDLHTGGTTMALWPLAGYGLVSDPKTLEAQRRMARAFNLPLVWGTTLHPGRSLSAASDANIPAIYSEWGGAATCLDDAVTGYIEGCLNVMAVLGMIDRTLPRNRVKHVIEDNRDQAGHLQVNNPSPMSGCFIPRVKLGDVVKKGQIYGTVSDILGDQVIDMPSPVDGLVILLRTFPMVKENETLAVIIELDQAEVLS; encoded by the coding sequence ATGTCCTCGATCAATCTGCAATCCCGTGTCATCACCGGCGACCGATCCGGCCCGCATCTGCTGATCGTCGGAGGCGTACACGGTGACGAATTTGAGCCGATGGTCACAGTTCGCCGCCTGATCCGTGAGATCAAGCCGGCACAGCTTCGCGGTCGGCTCACGCTTATCCCGGTCGTCAATGAAAGTGCTTTTTGGCGCGGGCACCGCACGGCTGAGGACGGCCTCGATCTGGCGCGAACCTTCCCCGGCAGGCCGGACGGCTCCATCACACAGCGCACCGCGCACGCAGCCACGGCATTTATCCGCAGCGCGGACTACTTCATCGATCTTCACACCGGCGGGACGACGATGGCACTATGGCCCCTCGCTGGTTACGGATTGGTGTCCGACCCCAAAACGCTCGAAGCACAACGCCGCATGGCGAGGGCGTTCAACCTCCCGCTGGTCTGGGGGACGACGCTTCATCCGGGCCGCTCTCTCTCGGCTGCGAGTGACGCCAACATCCCCGCCATCTACTCCGAATGGGGCGGCGCCGCCACCTGTCTCGACGATGCCGTCACCGGATATATCGAAGGTTGTCTCAACGTGATGGCTGTGCTGGGAATGATCGACCGTACCCTGCCGCGTAATCGCGTGAAGCATGTCATCGAGGACAACCGCGACCAGGCGGGTCACCTGCAAGTCAACAATCCCTCGCCGATGTCGGGATGTTTTATCCCCAGAGTCAAACTCGGCGATGTCGTCAAGAAGGGGCAGATCTACGGAACCGTCAGCGACATCCTCGGCGATCAAGTGATCGACATGCCCTCACCTGTTGACGGGCTGGTCATTCTTCTTCGAACATTTCCCATGGTCAAGGAAAATGAAACGCTGGCTGTCATCATCGAACTCGATCAGGCGGAGGTTCTCTCGTGA
- a CDS encoding DUF11 domain-containing protein: MKTIRLAAVGAIFTSFLFGCTSYESSGDSATLRTDTPQPRYTTAQQPTPVAASVTSDGRTSLAFPTGDRATSVVAVDRVAPTEWTAGQAYDYDLHVTNLTSVALNEVVLVERTPANLKISGSTPDATSRNDGELRWAMGSLGPRETRSVRIRATAAARAEDQAAATARECISVTYVPWACVPVQVVQPMLELVASAPAEVLLCERIPVKYTVTNRGTGAARNVVIRHALPTGVAPRGSTAEQLEARVESLAPGESRSFVANVNASKTGRYTQSIAAAADGGLNANATASTVVREPVLSIKKTGPQTLFLGRDFSYDIVVTNIGDGDARDAVVEDTLPGNAQLVSATGGGTSANGKISWNLGTLKPRDARKVTVTLRVEQATSVVNTATARAQCAAEVSSTITTAVRGVPAILLEVVDDPDPIPVGGEVTYTIRVTNQGSATGTNIKITAGLEDTMQFVSATGQTPGSASGQNVAFAALKSLAPKAAAEWKVVVKAVKTGDVRFRVEMNSDQLERPVTETEASNFYQ, encoded by the coding sequence ATGAAAACGATACGACTGGCAGCGGTGGGGGCGATCTTCACTTCGTTTCTGTTTGGCTGCACGAGCTACGAAAGCTCCGGTGATTCGGCGACGCTGCGCACCGATACGCCCCAGCCTCGCTACACGACTGCGCAGCAGCCGACTCCCGTTGCTGCGTCTGTCACCTCCGACGGACGGACATCGCTCGCTTTCCCAACCGGCGACCGTGCGACGAGTGTCGTGGCAGTCGATCGCGTCGCGCCGACTGAGTGGACCGCTGGGCAGGCCTATGACTACGACCTCCACGTAACGAATCTCACTTCCGTGGCTCTCAACGAGGTCGTGCTGGTGGAGCGCACGCCGGCAAATCTGAAAATCAGCGGCTCAACCCCGGACGCCACTTCGCGGAACGATGGCGAACTCCGCTGGGCCATGGGTTCACTTGGGCCGCGGGAAACCCGGAGCGTGCGTATCCGTGCGACAGCCGCAGCTCGTGCCGAAGATCAGGCAGCAGCGACCGCTCGCGAGTGCATCTCGGTGACTTACGTGCCCTGGGCGTGCGTGCCGGTTCAGGTTGTGCAGCCCATGCTCGAACTCGTCGCTTCCGCGCCGGCGGAGGTGCTGCTCTGCGAGAGGATTCCCGTGAAATACACGGTGACCAACCGCGGCACGGGTGCTGCGCGTAACGTGGTGATCCGGCATGCGCTGCCGACCGGCGTCGCACCGCGCGGCTCCACCGCTGAGCAACTCGAAGCGCGTGTGGAATCGCTGGCTCCCGGTGAGTCGCGGTCATTCGTCGCCAACGTCAACGCCAGCAAGACCGGCAGATACACCCAGAGCATCGCGGCTGCTGCGGACGGAGGACTCAATGCCAACGCGACTGCTTCGACCGTTGTTCGTGAGCCGGTACTGAGCATCAAAAAGACGGGACCGCAGACACTCTTCCTCGGCCGCGATTTTTCTTATGACATCGTTGTCACCAACATCGGTGATGGAGACGCCCGCGACGCCGTCGTCGAAGATACGCTGCCCGGTAACGCCCAACTCGTCAGCGCCACCGGCGGCGGCACTTCAGCTAACGGGAAAATCTCCTGGAACCTCGGCACACTCAAGCCCCGCGACGCCCGCAAGGTCACGGTTACGCTTCGTGTTGAACAGGCGACGTCTGTCGTCAACACCGCGACCGCCCGCGCTCAGTGCGCAGCAGAGGTATCTTCGACGATCACCACTGCGGTGCGTGGTGTGCCGGCAATCCTTCTCGAAGTCGTGGATGATCCTGATCCGATTCCGGTGGGTGGGGAAGTGACCTACACGATCCGCGTTACAAACCAAGGCTCAGCTACGGGAACGAACATCAAGATCACGGCTGGCCTCGAAGACACCATGCAGTTCGTCTCCGCGACAGGGCAGACCCCCGGCTCCGCCAGCGGGCAGAATGTTGCATTCGCAGCACTCAAGTCACTAGCCCCCAAGGCTGCGGCTGAATGGAAAGTCGTCGTTAAGGCGGTTAAGACCGGCGACGTGCGCTTCCGCGTCGAGATGAACAGCGACCAGCTCGAACGTCCCGTGACCGAGACCGAAGCATCCAACTTCTACCAGTAA
- the hpnH gene encoding adenosyl-hopene transferase HpnH, whose product MAVPISQMYTVATYVLGQKLKGRKRYPLVLMLEPLFRCNLACAGCGKIQYPAHILKKNLSPDDCFKAVEECGAPMVSIPGGEPLMHPQIGQIVEGLIARKKYIYLCTNALLLKEKLEAGLFKPSKYLTFSVHMDGIEENHDFAVCREGTYKTATEAIRLAVSMGFRVTTNCTLFQGADPNEVRQFFDEMTALGVEGMMVSPGYSYSKAPDQGSFLHREETNNLFEMILSNRKKGWNFNQSPLFLEFLMGRRNYECTPWGMPTYNLFGWQKPCYLLQEGYAETFDELMRETQWDNYGHKSGNPKCQDCMVHSGYEASAVNHTFSSFGGMWATIKAMIFNTYANPSAGKKLKDHKPTHKHGQAVVQLTVRAGAA is encoded by the coding sequence ATGGCCGTTCCGATTTCGCAGATGTACACGGTGGCGACCTACGTGCTGGGTCAGAAGCTCAAAGGCCGCAAGCGATATCCGCTGGTACTGATGCTCGAGCCGCTATTCCGTTGCAATCTCGCCTGCGCGGGCTGCGGAAAAATTCAGTACCCCGCCCACATTCTCAAAAAGAACCTCAGCCCCGACGACTGCTTCAAGGCAGTCGAGGAATGCGGCGCTCCGATGGTTTCCATCCCCGGCGGTGAACCGCTCATGCACCCGCAGATCGGTCAGATCGTCGAGGGACTCATCGCGCGGAAAAAATACATCTACCTCTGCACCAACGCGCTGCTGCTGAAGGAAAAGCTCGAAGCTGGTCTTTTCAAGCCTTCCAAGTATCTCACCTTCAGCGTACACATGGACGGCATTGAGGAGAACCATGATTTTGCCGTCTGCCGAGAAGGAACATACAAAACCGCCACCGAAGCGATTCGCTTAGCTGTCTCGATGGGTTTTCGTGTCACGACCAACTGCACGCTCTTTCAGGGTGCGGACCCCAATGAGGTGCGACAGTTCTTCGATGAGATGACCGCGCTGGGTGTTGAGGGCATGATGGTCAGCCCGGGCTACAGCTACTCCAAGGCCCCCGATCAGGGCAGCTTTCTGCACCGCGAAGAAACGAACAATCTCTTTGAGATGATCCTGTCGAACCGCAAGAAGGGATGGAACTTCAACCAGAGCCCGCTGTTTCTGGAGTTCCTCATGGGTCGGCGAAATTACGAATGCACCCCCTGGGGCATGCCGACCTACAACCTCTTTGGCTGGCAGAAACCCTGCTACCTGCTTCAGGAAGGGTACGCGGAGACCTTTGACGAGTTGATGCGTGAAACGCAGTGGGATAATTACGGCCACAAGAGCGGTAACCCCAAGTGCCAGGACTGCATGGTCCACTCAGGCTATGAAGCCAGCGCGGTGAATCACACGTTTTCCAGCTTCGGCGGGATGTGGGCGACGATCAAAGCCATGATCTTCAACACCTACGCCAATCCGTCAGCAGGCAAAAAACTCAAGGATCACAAGCCGACGCATAAGCACGGTCAGGCGGTGGTCCAACTGACGGTTCGTGCCGGTGCTGCATGA
- a CDS encoding PEP-CTERM sorting domain-containing protein (PEP-CTERM proteins occur, often in large numbers, in the proteomes of bacteria that also encode an exosortase, a predicted intramembrane cysteine proteinase. The presence of a PEP-CTERM domain at a protein's C-terminus predicts cleavage within the sorting domain, followed by covalent anchoring to some some component of the (usually Gram-negative) cell surface. Many PEP-CTERM proteins exhibit an unusual sequence composition that includes large numbers of potential glycosylation sites. Expression of one such protein has been shown restore the ability of a bacterium to form floc, a type of biofilm.): MTIIVLLPTTKASAFTDLYWGAGSGSPGVGDQYWDVAGNWTSDNIPNSGSEQAFIGDTTSDRNIITPSTPTTIGDLDFTQTSNAVNKITLGNDLTLTGYQPGHYHNSSSSISNMVIDLNGYTLNEPSSVNGNIGQVSYQTSAPGGTLKLYSLYYGGSIIGPGVTVELSTGSSFYPNATFDPTSRLVLAPGSGTSSFFYGGTLGHLDIGKDGAATEAKLAFQYGYALTTLGDVNIYAPTGSNNANLQLHVNADGYFYARGNFLDHGAATAAGYGTGYIYFTGAPVTPRTISIARTTLTNHFYVGNPSVPSDTGNIKLDQDLATTGAFTVTANSRLDLDVNTLNVGSFTGSPNMKLALSFGADDGVVNVTNTLTLNAFTLDLNFIEGGGYVDGQDLVLFTYGSLSGTPSVTLGNVPATFHYDQLLTNGGSVRLTNIFVPEPASLALLAVGGLLLMRGRR, from the coding sequence TTGACCATCATCGTCTTATTACCAACGACGAAGGCATCGGCCTTTACGGACTTGTACTGGGGTGCCGGTTCCGGATCGCCGGGGGTAGGCGATCAGTATTGGGATGTCGCGGGGAACTGGACTTCGGACAACATTCCTAATTCAGGTTCAGAGCAGGCATTCATCGGTGATACGACTTCAGATCGCAATATCATCACGCCATCGACACCCACCACCATCGGCGACCTGGACTTCACTCAGACATCAAACGCAGTCAACAAGATCACGCTGGGTAATGATCTGACTCTTACCGGCTATCAGCCGGGACATTACCACAACTCCAGCTCTTCGATCTCCAACATGGTCATCGACCTCAACGGTTACACCCTCAACGAACCGTCATCTGTGAACGGGAATATCGGCCAAGTCTCCTACCAGACCAGTGCCCCCGGCGGGACTCTCAAACTCTACAGCCTCTATTACGGAGGCAGCATCATCGGCCCTGGCGTCACAGTGGAACTCTCGACAGGCTCATCCTTCTACCCCAATGCGACCTTCGATCCGACATCCCGGCTCGTTCTCGCTCCCGGCAGTGGAACATCTTCCTTTTTCTATGGAGGCACACTCGGTCATCTCGACATCGGGAAGGATGGTGCCGCGACAGAGGCCAAGCTCGCCTTCCAATACGGCTACGCCTTGACCACCCTGGGAGATGTGAACATCTACGCGCCTACCGGATCGAACAACGCCAACCTGCAACTGCATGTTAATGCTGACGGCTACTTCTATGCGCGCGGTAACTTCCTCGACCACGGAGCAGCAACCGCAGCCGGCTACGGCACGGGCTACATTTATTTCACCGGCGCGCCGGTGACGCCGCGTACCATCTCGATCGCCCGTACAACTCTGACCAATCATTTCTACGTCGGAAATCCCAGTGTTCCCAGTGATACCGGCAATATCAAACTGGATCAGGATCTGGCTACCACCGGCGCTTTTACCGTCACGGCCAATTCGCGGCTCGATCTGGATGTCAACACGCTGAATGTAGGATCGTTCACCGGTTCGCCAAACATGAAGCTGGCGTTGAGCTTCGGTGCGGATGACGGCGTCGTCAATGTCACCAATACTCTTACGCTCAATGCGTTTACCCTCGACCTCAACTTCATCGAAGGCGGCGGCTATGTCGATGGACAAGACCTGGTGCTTTTCACCTACGGCTCGCTCAGCGGGACACCTTCGGTCACGCTTGGTAACGTGCCGGCCACCTTCCACTACGACCAACTCCTCACCAACGGCGGAAGCGTAAGGCTGACCAATATCTTTGTGCCTGAGCCGGCAAGTCTCGCGTTACTGGCGGTTGGAGGACTGCTGCTTATGCGCGGACGCCGTTGA